Proteins from one Panicum virgatum strain AP13 chromosome 7K, P.virgatum_v5, whole genome shotgun sequence genomic window:
- the LOC120640329 gene encoding uncharacterized protein LOC120640329, with the protein MGKETDMEEEGKMPSLEEHLESLNLQGEEEEDLDFSEEFEELVKDVRWLALFRVHATKPFSHAALFSALRNAWAVAKEVTFKVLDPNLLLVQLHFLGDWSRVMEGRPWLFRGAVIVMEEYDGFSNVHAYKLDKIPVWARIQGIPEGLMRKRELAEKVVKKVGDPITIVMNEGKINPTPYLRARVWLDLKKPLVRVVPITLKERMKYLVQYEKLPAFCFFCGCMGHEVTECGDGIDSRETCEWGDWLRVQFMPTVPGRDDTRGGRGRGSGRGGGRGDGAEDAYEDMETYQRDDENSVDSQGTGRVAMQVTLLEHQDQKEAAISPLQEQEKKRPRRSEGGNDSNATKNIIRSALSFEESDRAQ; encoded by the coding sequence ATGGGGAAGGAGACGGAtatggaggaagaagggaagaTGCCTAGTTTGGAGGAGCACTTGGAGAGTCTGAACCTGCagggcgaggaagaagaagatctcGATTTCTCTGAGGAGTTTGAAGAGCTGGTCAAGGATGTTCGATGGCTAGCCCTATTTAGGGTTCATGCGACGAAGCCGTTCAGCCATGCTGCACTATTCAGCGCCTTGCGAAACGCTTGGGCAGTGGCTAAAGAGGTGACCTTCAAGGTACTGGATCCTAATTTGTTACTGGTGCAACTCCATTTCCTTGGAGATTGGTCGAGGGTGATGGAAGGAAGGCCGTGGTTGTTTAGAGGGGCGGTGATCGTGATGGAGGAATACGATGGCTTCTCTAATGTTCATGCATACAAGTTGGATAAGATTCCAGTTTGGGCAAGGATCCAAGGGATCCCAGAGGGGCTAATGAGGAAGCGGGAATTGGCGGAGAAGGTGGTGAAGAAAGTTGGAGATCCGATTACTATAGTGATGAATGAGGGCAAAATTAATCCTACACCATATCTACGTGCTAGGGTTTGGCTTGACCTGAAGAAACCATTGGTGCGAGTGGTGCCCATCACGCTTAAAGAAAGGATGAAATATTTAGTGCAATATGAAAAGCTTCCGGCTTTTTGTTTTTTCTGTGGATGTATGGGACATGAGGTCACTGAATGTGGTGACGGGATTGATAGTAGAGAAACGTGTGAGTGGGGAGATTGGCTTCGTGTCCAGTTTATGCCAACGGTGCCAGGAAGGGATGACACACGAGGAGGAAGGGGTAGAGGGAGTGGACGAGGAGGGGGAAGAGGTGATGGAGCTGAGGATGCTTATGAAGACATGGAAACATATCAGAGGGATGATGAAAATTCTGTTGATTCTCAGGGTACAGGAAGAGTGGCGATGCAAGTCACTCTCTTGGAGCACCAAGACCAAAAGGAAGCAGCGATTAGTCCACTGCAAGAacaggagaagaaaaggccaaggAGGAGTGAAGGTGGGAACGATAGCAATGCTACAAAAAACATTATAAGATCGGCGCTCTCCTTTGAGGAGAGTGACCGGGCGCAATGA